The following are from one region of the Desulfitobacterium chlororespirans DSM 11544 genome:
- a CDS encoding Crp/Fnr family transcriptional regulator: MIENANFAKTLLSKEEESCILQFGTIMRYHRGQVIFSESDTADRIYYIKEGYVRIFRVTPYGKKVTVGSIRSPGQLMGLAETLYRGDRTCFASAINEVTLVVVRNPQFMDLLVKYPAIAIKASITLAIRMREAEQIIEEIACFQVSGRLAMFLVKMAKRMGVETPRGTKINFRLTHEEIAYMIGTTRQNVTSLLNVFKEENSIAIEDKELYILDFDKLNNWIV; this comes from the coding sequence ATGATAGAAAATGCTAACTTTGCTAAAACATTGTTGAGTAAAGAAGAAGAGAGCTGCATCCTGCAATTTGGAACTATCATGCGTTATCACCGCGGCCAGGTCATTTTTTCGGAAAGTGATACGGCTGATCGTATCTACTATATCAAGGAGGGCTATGTAAGAATCTTCCGGGTGACTCCCTATGGTAAAAAGGTTACGGTGGGAAGCATAAGATCCCCCGGACAATTGATGGGGCTTGCAGAAACGCTGTACAGAGGGGATCGGACCTGTTTTGCCAGTGCTATTAATGAGGTCACACTGGTGGTAGTGCGGAATCCTCAATTTATGGATTTACTTGTGAAATATCCGGCAATTGCCATTAAGGCTTCAATCACTCTGGCGATTCGGATGCGGGAGGCGGAACAGATTATCGAAGAAATAGCCTGCTTCCAGGTCTCCGGAAGACTGGCGATGTTTTTAGTAAAAATGGCCAAACGCATGGGAGTAGAAACTCCCAGAGGTACGAAAATAAACTTTCGTTTAACTCACGAAGAGATTGCTTATATGATAGGTACCACCAGGCAGAATGTGACTTCCCTGCTTAATGTCTTTAAGGAAGAGAATAGTATTGCTATTGAGGATAAGGAATTATATATATTGGATTTTGATAAGCTGAATAATTGGATAGTTTAA
- a CDS encoding sulfate permease — translation MNTAVLKLEKHLPLIDTLRTYKKEYIKKDITAALTVAVIAVPQSMAYALIAGVNPVYGLYTAIVSTIFCSLFSSSNHLIGGPTNAIALLVASSMKNYMGLENAYEILFLLTFLVGALQLLFGVLRLGKLINFVSHSVIVGFTAGAAVLIGLGQLNSFLGISIPNSSEMSTLNKLVYILTHLETVNYYALGLGLLSILVIMICKKINRNLPGALLGVCLSSALVAMFSLEQFGVKLTGTIPSQLPPFRMIHFDWGMAGELLSGAFAIAIIALVEAISISKAIASQSRQKIDANQEIIGQGITNVVAPFFQCFPGTGSFSRSAINFQSGAATRIAGILSGVFVAIVLLFLGSYAKYIPMASLAGVILNIAYNMVNRAEIKRIFKLNKADALVMGTTAIAAVLLPHLDTAVYLGIAVSIMIYLREGSKVHIKILTPAQGKENAFLEKEIQSVEEKADTLIVHIQGNLYFGCADELEKKLDLLVGKASIVIIRMKRVNSIDVTSLDTLKLFVQKIKETGGKVIISGVSSNVDKLLTESKLAQEIGDENIFISQEDLFASSNQALNRAKYFLDYDISKVKEMFSNSAFVFNDQFDSSRQAVSQNTN, via the coding sequence ATGAATACAGCGGTATTAAAACTTGAGAAACATCTCCCTTTGATTGATACTCTTAGAACCTATAAGAAGGAGTATATCAAGAAGGATATAACTGCCGCCTTGACGGTGGCGGTGATTGCTGTTCCTCAATCGATGGCGTATGCACTGATTGCAGGGGTCAACCCGGTTTATGGTCTTTATACGGCAATTGTGTCAACCATTTTCTGCTCGCTCTTTTCCAGCTCCAATCACTTGATCGGGGGACCGACCAATGCGATCGCCCTCCTGGTCGCCAGCAGTATGAAAAATTATATGGGTTTGGAAAACGCTTATGAAATACTCTTTCTCTTGACTTTTTTGGTTGGTGCGCTGCAATTGCTGTTTGGGGTATTAAGACTTGGCAAATTAATCAACTTTGTCTCCCATTCGGTGATTGTCGGTTTTACTGCCGGTGCGGCCGTACTGATCGGATTAGGTCAATTGAACTCATTTCTGGGTATTTCCATCCCGAATTCTTCGGAAATGTCGACCCTTAATAAATTAGTCTATATCCTGACTCATTTGGAAACGGTTAATTATTACGCCCTTGGGTTAGGCCTGCTCTCGATCCTTGTCATTATGATTTGTAAAAAAATAAACAGAAATCTGCCCGGCGCCTTACTGGGAGTCTGCCTCTCCTCGGCTCTGGTAGCCATGTTCTCCTTGGAGCAATTTGGAGTAAAGCTCACCGGAACGATTCCATCCCAGCTGCCGCCTTTTAGAATGATCCATTTTGATTGGGGAATGGCCGGCGAATTACTGAGCGGTGCTTTCGCAATTGCCATTATTGCTTTGGTAGAGGCTATTTCAATTTCCAAGGCGATTGCCTCCCAATCCAGACAAAAAATTGATGCCAATCAGGAGATCATCGGGCAAGGAATCACCAACGTGGTTGCCCCCTTCTTTCAATGTTTTCCGGGAACCGGCTCGTTCAGCCGCTCTGCCATCAATTTCCAAAGCGGCGCTGCCACACGTATAGCAGGTATTCTTTCAGGGGTTTTTGTGGCCATTGTGCTTCTTTTCCTGGGCTCCTATGCCAAATATATTCCCATGGCCAGTTTGGCCGGCGTCATATTAAACATTGCCTATAATATGGTGAATAGAGCCGAGATTAAAAGAATATTTAAGTTAAACAAAGCAGACGCCTTAGTCATGGGCACCACAGCCATTGCGGCAGTGCTCTTGCCCCATTTGGATACGGCGGTTTATTTAGGGATTGCCGTCTCAATTATGATCTATCTGCGGGAAGGCAGCAAAGTGCATATCAAAATCCTTACTCCTGCTCAGGGAAAGGAGAATGCCTTCCTCGAAAAAGAGATCCAATCGGTTGAGGAAAAAGCAGATACGCTCATCGTGCATATCCAAGGCAATCTTTACTTCGGCTGTGCCGATGAACTGGAAAAGAAGTTGGATTTGCTCGTTGGCAAAGCCAGTATTGTGATCATTCGCATGAAAAGAGTGAATAGTATTGATGTGACCTCCCTGGATACCCTCAAGCTGTTTGTCCAGAAGATCAAAGAAACGGGAGGAAAAGTTATCATATCCGGTGTGAGTTCAAATGTCGATAAATTGCTGACCGAATCAAAGCTTGCCCAGGAAATAGGTGATGAGAATATTTTTATTTCTCAGGAAGATTTATTCGCATCATCCAACCAAGCCTTAAACAGAGCAAAGTATTTTCTGGATTACGATATCAGCAAAGTTAAAGAAATGTTCAGCAATAGCGCCTTTGTATTCAATGATCAATTTGATTCATCACGACAAGCCGTTTCGCAGAACACGAATTAG
- a CDS encoding molybdopterin-containing oxidoreductase family protein: MAFVRVQGLHRNRTVMPDSDKVKTSICCLCNGGCGLKVHIGPEGTIKAIYGDPDNPYNKGKICPKPIEIIENLRGPERVRYPLKKVNGEFVRISWEEAIDTIAKKYKGFSDNFGTGSVIGITSKIGGSFSKFALKIFGEIAGFANYGTGPICFSSEEKVRKEMFGKAAASAPLHDVIYSKLVLNVGNNCAQTKAGQFHWLQEGQKHGAKIITIDTRYTETAQLSDQFIQVNPGTDAALGMALLHLVIKHKHYDEAFVRDQVNGFAELAQAVEDFTAEKAAAITGVPQKVIEELAYELGTQKPAIMWPGRGIVMVNNGEQALMAFESLFAILGNVGKPGAGVVSHINGYGQPADLIKPEHVVKPSFKLPADKVIAGMETGQIKMIYIAGNPCANWPESARMKKALEKLDFVVSHTLTLDDSACLAHIVIPATHWLEEAGMQPGIHRVMQWRDKAVEPYGESKPAAEVFKLLAAKMGLPTEYFTDTPEEAWDMERRHIAGISAITVEKMQEKPGGVHYPYPEGGEESHRLYSKGFNTPSKKVELLRGKGSVLHYKDPLKSPGNEALSIEDYPYFISSVKVAAHYHTQCQYSRLAREFEKPYVEVHPQTALKLGVKDGEAIRIETPSGAISLPAKLTYSVPQNHFFTQPYFSKRYNSDSINTLLPSVLDQPGGNFPHKNVLCRAYSEGGCKK, from the coding sequence GTGGCATTTGTTAGAGTCCAGGGACTTCATAGAAATAGAACCGTTATGCCGGACAGTGACAAGGTTAAAACCTCAATTTGCTGCCTTTGCAACGGTGGGTGCGGGCTGAAAGTTCATATAGGCCCTGAGGGAACTATAAAAGCTATTTATGGCGATCCGGATAATCCCTATAATAAAGGCAAAATATGCCCAAAACCCATCGAGATTATTGAAAACCTGCGGGGACCGGAACGGGTTCGCTATCCTTTGAAGAAAGTCAACGGTGAATTTGTGCGGATCAGCTGGGAGGAAGCCATCGATACCATTGCCAAGAAGTATAAGGGGTTCTCAGACAACTTCGGCACAGGTTCTGTGATCGGCATTACCTCTAAAATTGGCGGCTCCTTCAGCAAGTTCGCCCTGAAGATTTTTGGCGAAATAGCCGGTTTTGCCAACTATGGCACTGGACCCATTTGTTTCAGCTCAGAGGAAAAAGTCAGAAAAGAAATGTTCGGCAAGGCTGCGGCTTCAGCGCCCCTTCATGATGTCATTTACTCAAAGCTTGTTTTAAACGTGGGCAATAACTGTGCCCAAACAAAAGCCGGACAATTTCATTGGCTGCAGGAAGGCCAAAAACATGGCGCTAAAATCATCACTATCGATACCCGTTATACGGAAACCGCCCAGCTCAGCGATCAATTTATTCAAGTTAACCCAGGCACCGATGCTGCTTTAGGTATGGCCCTTCTGCATCTGGTCATTAAGCATAAGCACTATGACGAAGCATTTGTCCGCGATCAAGTGAATGGCTTTGCGGAACTGGCTCAAGCGGTTGAAGATTTTACAGCAGAGAAGGCGGCGGCGATCACCGGGGTACCGCAAAAGGTCATTGAGGAGCTGGCCTATGAGCTGGGCACCCAAAAACCTGCCATTATGTGGCCGGGACGAGGCATTGTCATGGTCAACAATGGAGAGCAGGCCTTGATGGCTTTTGAATCCTTATTTGCCATTCTCGGCAATGTAGGCAAACCGGGTGCAGGAGTGGTTTCCCATATTAATGGGTATGGACAGCCGGCTGATTTGATCAAACCGGAACATGTCGTCAAGCCCAGCTTTAAACTTCCGGCTGACAAGGTCATCGCAGGGATGGAGACCGGTCAGATCAAAATGATCTATATTGCGGGCAACCCTTGTGCTAACTGGCCGGAAAGCGCTCGTATGAAAAAGGCCTTAGAGAAGCTTGATTTCGTTGTATCCCATACCTTAACCCTTGATGACTCCGCCTGTTTAGCCCATATCGTCATCCCGGCAACCCATTGGCTGGAAGAAGCGGGCATGCAGCCGGGAATTCACAGAGTCATGCAATGGCGGGATAAAGCCGTGGAGCCTTATGGCGAATCAAAACCGGCGGCCGAAGTCTTTAAATTGCTTGCGGCAAAAATGGGTCTCCCCACAGAGTATTTTACCGACACCCCTGAAGAAGCCTGGGATATGGAGCGGCGGCATATTGCCGGTATCAGCGCCATTACCGTGGAAAAAATGCAGGAAAAGCCGGGCGGCGTCCATTATCCTTATCCTGAGGGCGGCGAAGAAAGCCACAGGCTGTACAGCAAAGGCTTCAATACCCCCTCCAAGAAGGTTGAATTATTGAGGGGGAAAGGGAGTGTGCTTCACTACAAAGATCCCTTGAAATCCCCGGGAAATGAAGCGTTGAGTATTGAAGACTATCCTTACTTCATCAGCTCAGTTAAGGTGGCTGCCCATTATCATACCCAATGTCAATACAGCAGATTGGCGCGGGAATTCGAAAAGCCCTATGTGGAGGTTCATCCCCAGACGGCACTTAAGCTTGGCGTTAAGGATGGCGAGGCGATCCGGATTGAGACGCCGTCAGGGGCCATTTCCCTGCCGGCTAAGTTAACTTACTCCGTGCCGCAAAATCATTTCTTTACTCAACCTTACTTCAGCAAACGATATAATTCAGACTCGATCAATACCCTATTGCCCAGCGTGCTGGATCAGCCCGGCGGGAATTTCCCTCATAAAAACGTACTCTGCCGGGCCTATTCCGAAGGGGGATGTAAAAAATGA
- a CDS encoding 4Fe-4S dicluster domain-containing protein gives MSDMAMLIDSTSCIGCKACLAACKQENGLATDNNYLKMHPVEFLNDHYVRYYAHVSCRHCSEPQCAAVCPVGAIKRTEDGVVLHNELLCMGCQVCAAVCPYAAMRIMNNGLVGKCTLCQERISSGLSPACVDLCPTSARVFDTKEKVAKLAGEREIAAEKKGYKAQVEGLDNQNMVLTLFPGR, from the coding sequence ATGAGCGATATGGCGATGTTGATCGACAGCACCTCCTGCATTGGGTGCAAAGCCTGTTTAGCGGCCTGCAAGCAGGAGAATGGCCTGGCCACAGATAATAACTACCTGAAAATGCACCCGGTTGAATTTCTGAACGATCATTATGTAAGGTATTACGCCCATGTATCCTGCCGTCATTGCAGTGAGCCGCAATGTGCGGCGGTTTGCCCGGTGGGAGCAATTAAACGCACTGAAGACGGTGTCGTCCTTCATAATGAATTGTTATGCATGGGCTGTCAGGTATGTGCAGCGGTTTGCCCTTATGCAGCCATGCGCATCATGAATAACGGCCTTGTCGGTAAATGCACTCTGTGTCAAGAGCGCATAAGCTCCGGCTTATCCCCGGCCTGTGTCGACCTTTGCCCCACCAGTGCCAGGGTATTCGACACCAAAGAAAAGGTGGCTAAGCTTGCCGGGGAAAGAGAAATTGCAGCGGAGAAAAAAGGCTATAAAGCACAAGTTGAGGGGCTCGATAATCAAAATATGGTGTTAACTTTGTTCCCGGGAAGATAG
- a CDS encoding NAD(P)/FAD-dependent oxidoreductase, translating to MHYVIIGNSAAGVFAAEAIRGLDSSGKITMISEENNRPYSRCLTSYYIGEEIDQDRIYIRDANFYAATGIDFIPQKVEQVNDTEKSLTLQSGEIVGYDKLLIATGASPYSLPVEGLDLEGVFELRTLEDARRIMDFAPHVKEAVVMGAGLVGLKGAHGLHELGIKVSLIVNSRIMSRSVDPHTGQIITELLEQDGYEIIYNTKLSKILGQGKVEGVRLSSGKEIPCQLVLMAAGVSPNVDLVKNTGIEVNNGIIVDKHMQTTVPDIYAAGDVAEAYHAVWDEKRVISIWPVATAQGTVAGSNMVGVERIYEGSVGSNSAVFCGVGVVSAGIPYLPTGEGQELSTYDKVTKRYRKFIVKDDILVGMIMVGDIDGAGILTAMIKQKTKVSLETLNYWLNHPVRFQGYCGAEAKGGIVCGIC from the coding sequence ATGCATTATGTAATTATTGGCAACAGCGCCGCGGGAGTTTTTGCAGCGGAGGCGATCCGGGGACTTGACTCATCGGGAAAAATAACCATGATCTCCGAAGAGAACAACCGGCCTTACTCACGCTGCCTGACTTCCTATTATATTGGTGAAGAAATCGATCAAGACCGCATTTATATTCGTGATGCCAATTTCTATGCGGCGACAGGCATTGACTTTATTCCGCAAAAGGTTGAACAGGTCAATGATACTGAGAAAAGCCTTACCTTGCAATCAGGGGAAATCGTCGGCTATGATAAGCTCTTGATTGCCACAGGTGCTTCTCCCTACTCCTTACCGGTTGAGGGACTTGATTTGGAAGGGGTATTCGAGCTCCGCACTCTGGAAGATGCCCGCAGGATCATGGATTTTGCCCCCCATGTTAAGGAAGCAGTGGTCATGGGAGCCGGATTAGTAGGGCTTAAGGGAGCCCATGGGCTCCATGAACTGGGGATTAAGGTTTCGCTCATCGTTAATTCCCGGATCATGTCCCGCTCAGTCGATCCTCATACCGGGCAAATTATCACCGAGTTATTGGAGCAGGATGGCTATGAAATCATTTACAACACTAAATTAAGCAAGATTTTGGGCCAAGGCAAGGTAGAAGGAGTACGTCTTAGCTCCGGAAAGGAAATTCCTTGTCAATTGGTGCTGATGGCCGCTGGAGTCAGCCCCAATGTCGATCTGGTAAAAAACACCGGTATCGAGGTTAATAACGGGATTATCGTCGATAAGCATATGCAAACGACAGTTCCCGATATCTATGCAGCAGGAGATGTTGCCGAAGCGTATCACGCTGTTTGGGATGAAAAAAGGGTTATTTCCATCTGGCCTGTGGCGACAGCGCAAGGAACCGTGGCCGGCAGCAATATGGTCGGAGTGGAGAGAATTTATGAGGGATCAGTCGGCTCTAATTCAGCAGTATTTTGCGGCGTTGGCGTCGTTTCGGCGGGAATTCCTTATTTGCCCACCGGAGAAGGGCAAGAGCTGAGCACTTATGATAAAGTAACCAAACGTTATCGCAAGTTTATTGTCAAGGATGACATTCTGGTGGGGATGATCATGGTCGGCGATATTGATGGCGCCGGTATTCTGACCGCTATGATCAAGCAAAAAACCAAAGTAAGCCTGGAGACCTTAAACTATTGGCTCAATCATCCGGTCCGGTTTCAGGGATATTGCGGAGCAGAAGCAAAAGGGGGAATTGTCTGTGGCATTTGTTAG
- a CDS encoding sulfite exporter TauE/SafE family protein has product MHFPLAGVDANPIFLVLWGVFIGYVFTSVGAAGGILAGVGHMSIFGLKNANMVKPMNQILTLVTPIVGTPLYFRERRVVIPTAIVLGLGGIIGALIGSTLSHSLLKDMATFKPFFGIVTLGISFRIAYECTNKFINSQKKVKQANDNFAKKVKELSEQGKLNEIKEIGVKFQKTGIKNSFTFSGEEFTYNAIVVFIAGLLVAILSASLGVGGGFLLVPFMTSILGFPMYIVAGTSTLSILVSSSTSILNYLSMGSSLDLTFLAFELAGVAIGTVVAARLSKYINARYMKMFLGVLLFYIGLKYFLPVFGINI; this is encoded by the coding sequence ATGCATTTTCCATTAGCCGGCGTTGATGCAAATCCCATTTTTTTAGTCCTTTGGGGTGTTTTTATCGGATATGTCTTTACATCCGTTGGAGCAGCCGGAGGTATCCTGGCTGGTGTAGGTCATATGAGTATTTTCGGACTTAAAAATGCCAATATGGTAAAACCCATGAACCAGATTTTAACCCTTGTCACCCCTATCGTAGGAACCCCCCTCTATTTCAGAGAGCGCAGGGTTGTTATTCCCACCGCAATCGTTTTGGGCTTAGGCGGAATCATCGGTGCCTTGATTGGTTCCACGCTCTCCCATTCTTTATTAAAGGATATGGCTACCTTTAAACCTTTTTTTGGTATAGTGACCCTGGGTATTTCCTTCCGAATCGCCTATGAATGTACTAATAAATTTATCAATAGCCAAAAGAAAGTAAAGCAGGCCAATGATAATTTTGCTAAAAAAGTTAAAGAACTTAGTGAACAAGGAAAATTAAACGAGATCAAGGAAATCGGCGTTAAATTCCAAAAAACCGGCATCAAGAACAGCTTTACTTTTTCTGGCGAAGAATTCACGTATAATGCCATAGTTGTCTTTATTGCAGGGTTACTAGTTGCTATTCTGTCTGCTTCCTTGGGAGTAGGCGGCGGATTTTTACTTGTTCCTTTTATGACCAGCATCCTGGGATTCCCAATGTATATTGTGGCCGGAACTTCAACTCTATCCATCCTGGTATCTTCATCAACCAGTATTCTGAATTACCTTTCTATGGGCAGTTCCTTGGACCTTACCTTTTTGGCCTTCGAATTGGCTGGTGTTGCCATCGGAACAGTTGTAGCGGCCAGACTATCCAAGTATATCAATGCCCGCTATATGAAAATGTTCTTAGGAGTTCTTTTATTCTATATTGGCCTAAAATATTTCTTGCCGGTGTTTGGCATTAACATCTAA
- a CDS encoding transferase, which translates to MILENSPKTSWNRTSKHPKVHHTAYVHPTAVLIGDVRVCENVMICPNVVLRADEGLTIIIGAGVNIQDGVIMHCLKGGSIEIGQDCSIAHCALVHGPAVIGRETFVGFRAIVHNATLGRNSFISHGAMVLNVELPDDSSVPVGKIIQSEAEVRELPAIVVQEISFKHDVQQINRELGRGYRERK; encoded by the coding sequence ATGATATTAGAGAATTCTCCAAAGACATCGTGGAATAGGACTTCAAAGCACCCTAAAGTTCATCATACGGCTTATGTTCATCCAACGGCTGTGTTGATCGGTGATGTCAGAGTTTGTGAGAATGTAATGATTTGCCCCAATGTAGTGCTTCGGGCAGATGAGGGATTGACTATTATCATTGGTGCAGGAGTCAATATACAAGACGGAGTGATCATGCACTGTCTGAAGGGTGGCTCTATCGAGATTGGCCAGGACTGCAGCATAGCTCATTGCGCCCTGGTGCATGGACCGGCCGTTATCGGCAGGGAAACGTTTGTGGGTTTTAGAGCGATAGTTCACAATGCCACACTTGGTAGAAATTCATTTATATCCCATGGCGCCATGGTCCTGAATGTAGAGTTGCCCGATGATAGTTCAGTTCCTGTGGGCAAGATTATTCAATCTGAAGCAGAGGTCAGGGAACTGCCGGCGATCGTTGTGCAGGAAATCAGTTTTAAGCATGATGTTCAGCAGATTAACAGAGAACTTGGCAGAGGATACAGAGAAAGAAAGTGA
- a CDS encoding sigma-54-dependent Fis family transcriptional regulator, producing MPQENWLRFVNGEPTVQNIAPLIYRSWQRSLAYNIDPAVISNNKFLNDSGLRELRESREDLIRAAGSVLPFLFQLLNSSNFSILLGDKDAFILESLGDGPFLSKAQRIFLSPGGNWGEDVKGTNAIGTALIEGMPVTIQGMDHYVQENHFLTCSAAPIHGLQGEIIGVIDISAEIGNQHCTLDIALVGARLIEQNLRHLTIERELKFYQQGSKLAVDLLKDGCLSIDRHGMITQVNATGASLIGRKKDDLIGRHVTDVLGAPKGWVLNQDTLDLRHKDGKGHELVTHFQRISDNSGSSLGAVGVIQITGQNLDNLSWVGRTSLKSREILEKAHKASQTDFSILLQGQTGTGKEIIARMIHEISPRRNGPFIALNCAAIPNTLLESELFGYADGAFTGARRGGQPGKFELAHGGTIFLDEIGDMPLNAQVALLRLLQEKALVRIGGKTLQKIDVRVITASHKDLKALVDAHAFRHDLFYRLKVVSIELPPLKERLEDLPELVTHFIHKACAAVSRPIIDMAESVYPYFYSYSWPGNVRELENCLAGMVAMCDDSLLTVRDLPPEVRESLSEKDEDESVSMLDYQTRQIILQALVKTDGKILPASRLLGISRTTLYRKMKELKISLPKA from the coding sequence ATGCCACAGGAGAATTGGCTGAGGTTTGTTAATGGAGAACCGACAGTTCAGAATATTGCGCCTTTGATTTACCGCTCTTGGCAACGAAGTCTGGCCTACAATATTGATCCTGCTGTTATTTCAAACAATAAGTTTCTTAACGACTCCGGCTTACGGGAATTGCGGGAATCACGGGAAGATCTGATCCGTGCTGCCGGCTCTGTCCTGCCTTTTCTGTTCCAGCTCCTCAACAGCTCTAATTTCTCCATTCTGCTTGGGGATAAGGATGCTTTTATTCTGGAATCCCTGGGGGATGGTCCTTTCTTAAGCAAAGCCCAGCGGATTTTCCTTTCTCCGGGGGGCAATTGGGGGGAAGATGTCAAAGGAACCAATGCCATCGGCACAGCACTTATCGAAGGCATGCCCGTTACCATACAGGGAATGGATCATTATGTCCAGGAGAACCACTTCTTGACCTGTTCAGCCGCACCCATCCACGGACTTCAAGGTGAAATCATTGGTGTGATCGACATCAGCGCCGAAATAGGGAATCAGCATTGCACTTTGGACATAGCCCTGGTCGGGGCCCGTTTAATTGAGCAGAACCTGCGGCATTTAACGATTGAAAGAGAGTTGAAATTCTATCAACAGGGGAGTAAGCTGGCTGTTGATCTTTTAAAGGACGGATGCCTTTCCATCGACCGGCATGGCATGATTACTCAAGTCAATGCCACGGGTGCTTCTCTGATTGGTCGAAAAAAAGACGACCTGATCGGCCGGCATGTTACCGATGTTTTAGGTGCTCCGAAAGGCTGGGTGCTGAATCAGGATACTCTTGATTTAAGACATAAGGATGGCAAAGGCCATGAACTGGTGACCCACTTTCAACGGATATCCGACAACTCGGGAAGCTCCTTGGGGGCTGTGGGGGTCATACAAATTACCGGCCAGAACCTTGATAACTTGAGCTGGGTAGGGAGAACCAGCCTTAAATCACGTGAGATTCTGGAAAAAGCCCACAAGGCGTCTCAAACCGATTTCTCCATCCTCCTGCAAGGGCAGACCGGAACGGGAAAAGAGATTATTGCCCGTATGATCCATGAAATAAGCCCGCGCCGCAACGGACCTTTTATTGCGCTTAACTGTGCCGCCATTCCCAACACCCTTCTGGAAAGTGAATTGTTCGGCTACGCCGACGGCGCTTTTACAGGTGCCCGCCGCGGGGGACAACCGGGAAAATTTGAACTTGCTCATGGAGGCACCATTTTCCTGGATGAGATCGGGGATATGCCGCTCAATGCCCAGGTGGCCCTTTTGCGTTTGCTTCAGGAAAAAGCACTGGTGCGCATCGGGGGCAAAACCTTGCAGAAAATTGATGTGCGTGTGATCACGGCTTCCCACAAAGATTTAAAGGCCCTTGTGGATGCCCATGCCTTTCGCCATGATTTGTTCTATCGGCTTAAGGTGGTATCCATCGAGCTGCCGCCGCTCAAGGAGCGGCTGGAAGATTTGCCTGAGCTGGTCACTCATTTTATACATAAAGCCTGTGCCGCTGTCAGCCGGCCCATAATCGACATGGCTGAGAGCGTCTATCCGTATTTTTATTCCTATAGCTGGCCGGGAAATGTTCGCGAATTGGAAAATTGCCTGGCCGGGATGGTCGCTATGTGTGACGATTCTCTGCTCACCGTCCGGGATCTGCCTCCGGAAGTGAGAGAATCCCTAAGTGAGAAAGATGAAGATGAATCTGTTTCTATGCTTGATTACCAAACCCGTCAGATCATTCTCCAGGCCCTGGTTAAAACTGACGGTAAAATTCTGCCTGCTTCCCGGCTCTTAGGCATCAGCCGTACGACCCTATACCGAAAGATGAAAGAGCTGAAGATCAGCCTGCCCAAAGCTTAA
- a CDS encoding 4Fe-4S dicluster domain-containing protein, translating to MRKIYFIPERCNGCLACEQVCRQKQSQTQSLFNSKTETPLAKPHIRVSGADGRYSVSVCQNCVHASCVEACMAGALSYSVSGHVSHDARQCVSCYMCVMVCPFAAIAPQLTTGKAGKCQLCLDEEQPPCILACSRKALFFGTAAEYEKEIEGDRLCIM from the coding sequence ATGCGAAAAATTTACTTTATACCTGAACGATGTAACGGATGCCTAGCTTGTGAGCAGGTTTGCCGCCAAAAGCAATCCCAAACCCAAAGCCTGTTTAACTCTAAAACTGAGACACCTTTAGCAAAGCCTCACATCAGAGTATCCGGAGCAGATGGCCGTTATTCAGTATCTGTTTGTCAAAACTGTGTCCACGCTTCCTGTGTGGAAGCTTGCATGGCCGGTGCCCTGAGTTATTCTGTGTCAGGACATGTGAGCCATGATGCCAGGCAATGTGTGAGCTGCTATATGTGTGTCATGGTGTGTCCGTTCGCCGCCATCGCTCCTCAGCTGACAACCGGCAAAGCCGGAAAATGTCAATTATGCCTGGATGAAGAACAACCGCCTTGTATTTTAGCTTGTTCGAGGAAGGCGCTCTTTTTTGGTACTGCCGCCGAGTATGAAAAAGAGATTGAAGGTGATCGGCTATGCATTATGTAA